CGATGCGGCCGACGGTGCGCGCAACGTCTGGATCTTCACCTCCGGCGGCCCGATCGCCGCGATCGCGCAAGCGCTGCTCGACGCGCCCGAAGACCAGGCGCTGCGGCTGAGCTGGACCCTGGTCAACGC
This DNA window, taken from Salifodinibacter halophilus, encodes the following:
- a CDS encoding histidine phosphatase family protein, whose amino-acid sequence is SLFAAAMQRWAGGEFDGDYDEPWTRFRARCLAAVQAAADAADGARNVWIFTSGGPIAAIAQALLDAPEDQALRLSWTLVNA